One Entomomonas asaccharolytica DNA segment encodes these proteins:
- the hemF gene encoding oxygen-dependent coproporphyrinogen oxidase, protein MTLPIEAVKNYLLSLQNDICQALEKEDGKAKFIEESWDRPTGGGGRTRVISNGAIIEKGGVNFSHVYGQGLPSSATEHRPELAGRDFQAMGVSLVIHPENPHIPTSHANVRLFVAEKEGHTPVWWFGGGFDLTPYYAVEEDCIYWHQVAYDACKPFGEETYPRFKKWCDEYFYLKHRMEPRGIGGLFFDDLNDWDFATCFAFIQAIGNAYAKAYIPIIQRRKNTPFNEQQREFQAFRRGRYVEFNLVYDRGTLFGLQSGGRTESILMSLPPEVRWGYNWHPVPNTPEAELTEYFLTNRNWLNI, encoded by the coding sequence GAAGCAGTAAAAAACTATTTACTATCATTACAAAACGATATTTGCCAAGCCTTAGAGAAAGAAGATGGCAAAGCCAAGTTTATAGAAGAAAGCTGGGATCGACCAACAGGTGGTGGTGGTCGTACTCGTGTTATCAGTAATGGCGCCATCATTGAAAAAGGCGGCGTTAACTTCTCGCATGTTTATGGCCAAGGGCTTCCATCGTCTGCTACAGAACATCGCCCTGAATTAGCAGGTAGAGACTTCCAAGCAATGGGTGTGTCACTGGTTATTCATCCTGAAAATCCTCATATTCCCACCTCTCATGCTAATGTTAGATTATTTGTAGCGGAGAAAGAAGGGCATACACCCGTTTGGTGGTTTGGTGGTGGTTTTGACCTAACCCCCTACTATGCTGTTGAAGAAGACTGTATCTATTGGCATCAAGTTGCCTACGATGCTTGCAAACCATTTGGTGAAGAAACCTATCCTCGTTTTAAAAAATGGTGTGATGAATATTTTTATTTAAAACATCGTATGGAGCCAAGAGGTATTGGTGGTTTATTTTTTGATGATTTAAATGATTGGGACTTTGCAACCTGTTTTGCTTTTATCCAAGCTATTGGCAATGCTTATGCTAAGGCGTATATACCAATTATCCAACGTCGTAAAAATACTCCTTTCAACGAACAGCAAAGAGAGTTTCAAGCTTTTCGGCGTGGTCGCTATGTAGAGTTTAACCTTGTATATGACCGTGGCACCTTGTTTGGTCTACAATCGGGTGGTCGTACAGAGTCTATTTTAATGTCATTGCCTCCAGAAGTTCGATGGGGATACAATTGGCATCCAGTGCCTAATACGCCTGAGGCCGAATTAACAGAATATTTTTTAACAAATCGTAATTGGCTAAATATTTAA